A region from the Xenopus laevis strain J_2021 chromosome 4S, Xenopus_laevis_v10.1, whole genome shotgun sequence genome encodes:
- the LOC108715071 gene encoding phosphatidylglycerophosphatase and protein-tyrosine phosphatase 1 — protein MSLLARVAFYPSLLYNVLMEKMSSRKWYNRIDETVILGVLPFRGMSSKLVNEENVHGVITMKEEYETRRLCNSAEQWKAMGVEQLCLSTVDFLGVPKLEHLQQGVEFIDKHRQKGSSVYIHCKAGRSRSATMVAAYLIQRHKWKPDEAAAFIAEIRPHILI, from the coding sequence atgtcTCTCTTAGCCCGTGTCGCGTTTTATCCGAGCCTTCTATACAATGTTCTCATGGAAAAGATGTCTAGTCGGAAATGGTACAACAGAATCGACGAGACGGTGATTCTGGGGGTGCTTCCGTTCCGAGGAATGAGCAGTAAGTTAGTAAATGAGGAGAACGTCCACGGGGTGATCACTATGAAAGAAGAATACGAGACCAGACGACTGTGTAACTCGGCAGAGCAGTGGAAAGCGATGGGAGTAGAACAGCTGTGCCTGAGCACCGTGGACTTCCTGGGGGTCCCCAAGTTAGAGCACTTGCAGCAAGGAGTGGAGTTCATTGACAAGCACAGGCAAAAAGGAAGCAGCGTGTATATTCATTGTAAGGCAGGCCGGTCCCGTAGCGCTACCATGGTCGCTGCCTATTTAATACAGAGGCACAAATGGAAACCCGACGAGGCTGCTGCTTTTATAGCAGAAATCCGTCCTCACATCCTGATCTGA